Proteins found in one Cheilinus undulatus linkage group 9, ASM1832078v1, whole genome shotgun sequence genomic segment:
- the cnot1 gene encoding CCR4-NOT transcription complex subunit 1 isoform X10, which produces MNLDSLSLALSQISYLVDNLTKKNYRASQQEIQHIVNRHGPEADRHLLRCLFSHVDFSGDGKSSGKDFHQTQFLIQECVSLISKPNFISTLCYAIDNPLHYQKSLKPSAHLFTQLSKVLKLSKVQEVIFGLALLNSSNTDLRGFAAQFIKQKLPDLLRSYVDADLGGNQEGGFQDIAIEVLHLLLSHLLFGQKGASGVGQEQIDAFLKTLCRDFPQERCPVVLAPLLYPEKRDILMDRILPDSGELAKTMMESSLAEFMQEVGYGFCANLDECRNIIIQYGVREVTASQVARVLGMMARTHSGLTDGIPLQSISAPGSGIWSDGKDKNDGSQAHTWNVEVLIDVVKEVNPNLNFKEVTYELDHPGFVIRDSKGLHIVVYGIQRGLGMEVFPVDLIYRPWKHAEGQLSFIQHSLMSPEVFCFADYPCHTVAIDILKAPPEDDNREIATWKSLDLVESLLRLSEVGQYEQVKQLFGFPIKHCPDMLVLALLQISTSWHTLRHELISTLMPIFLGNHPNSAIILHYAWHGQGQSPSIRQLIMHSMAEWYMRGEQYDQAKLSRILDVAQDLKSLSMLLNGTPFAFVIDLAALASRREYLKLDKWLNDKIREHGEPFIQACVTFLKRRCPSIMGGLAPDKDQPKSAQLPPETLATMLVCLQSHAGSVSQEVSETILTMVANCSNVMNKARQPPPGVMPKGRAPSTSSLDAISPVQMDPLSGMGSLNLGGTATSHTQSMQGFPTSLSSAFSNPQSPAKAFPPLSNPNPSTPFGGIGSLSSQLPGMDSGPLGSGIGSGLGIPPVNTDPFGTRKMSTPGLNPPTFQQTDLSQVWPEANQHFSKEIDDEANSYFQRIYNHPPHPTMSVDEVLEMLQRFKDSTIKREREVFNCMLRNLFEEYRFFPQYPDKELHITACLFGGIIEKGLVTYMALGLALRYVLEALRKPYGSKMYYFGIAALDRFKNRLKDYPQYCQHLASIAHFLQFPHHLQEYIEYGQQSRDPPVKMQGSITTPGSLALAHVQAQSQPGGPKAPQPGQPSTLVTTTTTTTTVAKTTTITRPTPSSFKKDVPPSINTTNIDTLLVATDQTERIVEPPENVQEKIAFIFNNLSQSNMTQKVEELKETVKEEFMPWVSQYLVMKRVSIEPNFHSLYSNFLDTLKNPEFVKMVLNETYRNIKVLLTSDKAAANFSDRSLLKNLGHWLGMITLAKNKPILYTDLEVKSLLLEAYVKGQQELLYVVPFVAKVLESSLRSMVFRPQNPWTMAIMNVLAELHQEHDLKLNLKFEIEVLCKNLSLDINDLKPGNLLKDKDKLKSLEEQLSAPKKETKPPEEMLPVSTTAPPSTPAATTTTCTTTGPPTPQFSYHDINVYALAGLAPHININVNIPLLQAHPQLKQCVRQSVERAVQELVHPVVDRSIKIAMTTCEQIIRKDFALDSEESRMRVAAHHMMRNLTAGMAMITCREPLLMSIATNLKNSFAAALRAPTPQQREMMEEAAARIAQDNCELACCFIQKTAVEKAGPEMDKRLATEFELRKHARQEGRRYCDPVVLTYQAERMPEQIRLKVGGVDPKQLAVYEEFARNVPGFLPSNDLSQPTGFLAQPMKQQAWATDDVAQIYDKCMADLEQHLHAIPPALAMNPLTQALRSLLEAVVLARNSRDGIAALGLLQKAVEGLLDATSGADADLLLRYRECHLLVLKALQDGRAYGPQWCNKQITRCLIECRDEYKYNVEAVELLIRNHLVNMQQYDLHLAQSMENGLHYMAVAFAMQLVKLLLVDERSVSHVTEADLFHTIETLMRTCAHSRANAPEGLPQLMDVVRSNYEAMIDRAHGGPNFMMHSGISQASEYDDPPGLREKAEYLLREWVNLYHSAAAGRDSTKAFSAFVGQMHQQGILKTDDLITRFFRLCTEMCVEISYRAQAEQQHNPAASAAIIRAKCYHNLDAFVRLIALLVKHSGEATNTVTKINLLNKVLGIVVGVLIQDHDVRQTEFQQLPYHRIFIMLLLELNAPEHVLETINFQTLTAFCNTFHILRPTKAPGFVYAWLELISHRIFIARMLAHTPQQKGWPMYAQLLIDLFKYLAPFLRNVELNKPMQILYKGTLRVLLVLLHDFPEFLCDYHYGFCDVIPPNCIQLRNLILSAFPRNMRLPDPFTPNLKVDMLSEINIAPRILTNFTGVMPSQFKKDLDSYLKTRSPVTFLSELRSNLQVSNEPGNRYNIQLINALVLYVGTQAIAHIHNKGSTPSMSTITHSAHMDIFQNLAVDLDTEGRYLFLNAIANQLRYPNSHTHYFSCTMLYLFAEANTEAIQEQITRVLLERLIVNRPHPWGLLITFIELIKNPAFKFWSHDFVHCAPEIEKLFQSVAQCCMGQKQAQQVMEGTGAS; this is translated from the exons ACACAGTTTCTGATCCAGGAGTGTGTGTCGCTGATATCAAAGCCAAACTTTATCTCTACTCTTTGCTACGCTATTGACAACCCTCTGCATTATCAGAAG AGTTTGAAGCCATCGGCCCATCTTTTCACTCAACTGAGTAAAGTTCTAAAACTTAGCAAGGTCCAAGAG gtgaTTTTTGGCCTTGCCTTGCTCAATTCCAGTAACACAGACCTTCGGGGTTTTG CGGCACAGTTCATCAAACAGAAACTCCCAGACCTCCTGCGGTCATACGTTGACGCAGATCTTGGAGGAAACCAAGAAGGTGGCTTCCAAGACATTGCCATAGAGGTCTTGCACCTACTGCTCTCCCATCTACTGTTTGGCCAGAAGGGAGCCAGTGGGGTCGGCCAAGAGCAGATTGACGCCTTCCTCAAGACACTTTGCCGAG ATTTCCCCCAGGAGCGCTGCCCTGTGGTGCTCGCACCACTGCTGTACCCTGAAAAACGGGACATTCTCATGGACAGGATTCTGCCAGACTCGGGGGAGCTAGCTAAGACCATGATGGAGAGTTCTCTTGCAGAATTCATGCAAGAAGTTGGCTATGGCTTTTGTGCAAA TCTGGATGAGTGCAGGAACATAATCATCCAGTATGGGGTAAGGGAGGTGACAGCCAGCCAGGTAGCCAGGGTTCTTGGCATGATGGCACGTACACACTCTGGCCTGACTGATGGTATTCCACTACAG TCCATCTCTGCTCCAGGAAGTGGTATCTGGAGCGATGGTAAGGATAAGAACGATGGTTCACAGGCACACACCTGGAATGTTGAGGTTCTCATCGACGTTGTGAAAGAAGTG AATCCCAACCTTAACTTTAAAGAGGTGACCTACGAACTTGACCATCCAGGCTTTGTAATCCGGGACAGTAAAGGCCTGCACATAGTGGTGTACGGCATTCAGAGGGGCTTAGGCATGGAGGTTTTCCCTGTCGATCTCATCTATCGGCCATGGAAGCATGCCGAAGGACAG TTGTCCTTCATTCAGCACTCCCTGATGAGTCCAGAAGTGTTCTGCTTTGCTGACTACCCTTGCCACACTGTGGCTATTGACATCCTTAAGGCCCCACCAGAGGATGACAATAGGGAGATTGCAACCTG GAAAAGTCTGGACCTGGTGGAGAGCCTGCTCAGGCTGTCTGAAGTGGGTCAGTATGAGCAGGTGAAGCAGCTTTTTGGTTTCCCAATCAAGCACTGTCCAGACATGTTGGTGCTAGCGTTGCTGCAGATCTCCACCTCCTGGCACACACTGCGCCATGAACTCATCTCAACCCTAATGCCCATCTTTCTGGGCAACCATCCCAACTCGGCCATCATTCTGCACTATGCCTGGCATGGACAG GGACAGTCTCCTTCCATCCGTCAGTTAATtatgcattcaatggctgagtGGTACATGAGAGGGGAGCAGTATGACCAGGCAAAACTTTCTCGCATCCTGGATGTGGCCCAGGATCTGAAG tctcTATCGATGCTGCTGAATGGTACTCCATTTGCCTTTGTTATTGACCTTGCTGCACTTGCCTCTCGCCGTGAATACCTCAAACTTGACAAATGGCTGAATGACAAAATCAGAGAGCATGGA GAACCTTTTATCCAGGCGTGTGTGACATTCCTGAAGAGGCGCTGCCCATCTATTATGGGGGGTCTGGCCCCAGACAAGGACCAGCCTAAAAGTGCCCAGCTTCCTCCAGAGACCTTAGCCACCATGCTAGTCTGCCTGCAGTCCCATGCTGG GAGTGTATCCCAGGAGGTGTCGGAGACGATCTTGACCATGGTTGCTAACTGCAGCAATGTAATGAATAAAGCCCGGCAGCCACCACCTGGGGTAATGCCAAAAGGTCGTGCCCCCAGCACCAGCAGCCTAGATGCCATCTCTCCTGTACAG ATGGACCCTCTTTCAGGCATGGGTTCTTTAAACCTAGGGGGTACTGCCACTTCCCACACCCAAAGCATGCAGGGTTTCCCAACCTCTCTAAGTTCAGCTTTTAGTAATCCCCAGTCCCCAGCAAAGGCTTTCCCACCACTTTCCAACCCTAACCCCAGCACACCATTTGGGGGCATAGGCAGCCTGTCCTCGCAGCTTCCTGGTATGGACTCTG GTCCCTTGGGCTCAGGCATCGGTTCTGGTCTGGGGATACCACCAGTGAATACTGATCCTTTTGGCACCAGGAAGATGAGCACACCGGGCCTGAACCCACCTACCTTTCAGCAGA CTGACCTTTCTCAGGTGTGGCCAGAGGCAAACCAGCACTTTAGTAAGGAGATAGATGATGAAGCAAACAGTTATTTTCAGCGCATCTACAACCACCCACCTCACCCAACCATGTCTGTGGATGAA GTACTGGAGATGCTGCAGAGGTTCAAGGATTCAACCATCAAGCGGGAGCGAGAGGTGTTCAACTGCATGCTGCGCAACTTATTTGAGGAGTACAGATTCTTTCCCCAGTACCCAGACAAGGAGCTGCACATCACTGCCTGCCTTTTTGGTGGCATTATAGAGAAGGGTCTTGTGACCTACATGGCACTGGGTTTGGCCCTCCGATATGTTCTTGAAGCCTTAAGAAAACCCTATGGGTccaaaatgtattattttggaATCGCCGCCCTTGATAGGTTTAAAAACAG ACTAAAGGACTACCCTCAGTATTGCCAACATCTGGCTTCAATTGCTCACTTCTTGCAATTCCCCCACCATTTACAAGAG TATATCGAGTATGGCCAACAGTCACGGGACCCTCCGGTGAAGATGCAAGGCTCCATCACCACCCCTGGCAGTCTGGCACTGGCACATGTACAAGCTCAGTCACAACCTGGTGGACCTAAAGCCCCGCAGCCAGGTCAACCCAGCACCCTCGTCACcaccaccacaactacaaccaCAGTGGCAAAGACCACCACCATCACAAGACCAACACCCAGCAGCTTCAAGAAGGATGTACCT CCCTCCATCAACACAACCAACATCGACACCCTGCTGGTAGCCACTGACCAAACAGAAAGGATTGTAGAGCCTCCAGAGAATGTCCAGGAGAAGATTGCCTTTATCTTCAACAACCTCTCTCAGTCTAACATGACACAGAAG GTTGAGGAGTTGAAAGAGACAGTGAAGGAAGAATTTATGCCATGGGTGTCTCAGTACCTTGTCATGAAGCGTGTCAGCATTGAGCCGAACTTCCACAGTCTCTACTCTAACTTTCTGGATACTCTGAAGAACCCTGAATTTGTCAAAATGGTCCTCAATGAGACATACAGAAATATCAAG GTTCTGTTGACCTCTGACAAGGCAGCTGCCAATTTCTCTGATCGCTCCCTGCTGAAGAACCTGGGCCACTGGTTGGGGATGATAACACTGGCCAAAAACAAGCCCATTCTTTATACA gaTCTTGAAGTGAAATCTCTACTTTTGGAAGCATATGTGAAAGGTCAGCAGGAGCTGCTGTATGTAGTTCCCTTTGTTGCTAAGGTTTTGGAATCCAGTCTCCGCAGCATG GTTTTCAGGCCCCAGAACCCCTGGACCATGGCCATCATGAATGTTCTTGCTGAACTTCATCAGGAGCATGACCTTAAG CTGAACCTAAAGTTTGAGATTGAAGTTCTTTGTAAGAACTTGTCTCTGGACATCAATGACCTCAAGCCAGGAAACTTGCTCAAAGACAAGGACAAGCTGAAGAGTCTGGAAGAGCAGTTGTCTGCACCAAAGAAGGAGACGAAGCCTCCAGAAGAGATGCTGCCAGTTTCTACCACAG CTCCTCCATCAACccctgctgccaccaccacaACTTGCACAACCACGGGGCCCCCCACCCCACAGTTCAGCTACCACGACATCAATGTGTATGCCCTGGCAGGTCTCGCTCCACACATCAATATAAATGTCAAT ATCCCTCTACTGCAGGCCCACCCTCAGTTAAAGCAGTGTGTACGGCAGTCAGTAGAGCGAGCTGTCCAGGAACTGGTGCACCCTGTGGTTGATCGCTCTATCAAAATTGCTATGACAACCTGTGAGCAGATCATCAGGAAGGACTTTGCTCTGGACTCTGAGGAGTCCCGCATGCGTGTGGCTGCCCACCATATGATGAGGAACCTGACTGCAGGCATGGCCATGATCACCTGCCGAGAGCCCCTGCTGATGAGCATTGCCACCAACCTCAAAAACAGCTTTGCTGCTGCACTTAGG GCACCAACGCCCCAGCAGAGGGAAATGATGGAAGAGGCTGCAGCCAGGATTGCCCAAGACAACTGTGAACTGGCGTGCTGCTTTATTCAGAAAACAGCAGTGGAGAAGGCTGGTCCTGAAATGGACAAGAGACTTGCCACG gagttTGAGCTGAGGAAGCATGCACGCCAAGAGGGACGGCGTTATTGTGATCCTGTTGTTCTGACTTACCAGGCAGAGCGTATGCCTGAACAGATCAGGCTCAAG GTGGGAGGAGTGGACCCCAAACAGCTGGCTGTATATGAGGAGTTTGCAAGGAATGTTCCAGGTTTCTTACCCAGCAATGATCTCTCTCAGCCCACTGGCTTCTTGGCTCAGCCCATGAAG CAACAGGCCTGGGCCACAGATGACGTAGCTCAGATCTATGATAAGTGCATGGCAGATTTAGAGCAGCATCTTCATGCCATCCCTCCAGCACTTGCCATGAACCCTCTGACTCAGGCTCTGCGCAGTCTGCTGGAAGCTGTGGTCTTGGCTAGAAACTCCAGAGATGGCATTGCTGCTCTTGGCCTTCTGCAGAAG GCTGTTGAAGGTCTTCTTGATGCTACTAGTGGGGCTGATGCCGACTTGCTGCTTCGCTATAGGGAGTGCCACCTGCTGGTGCTTAAAGCTCTACAGGATGGACGTGCCTATGGACCACAGTGGTGCAATAAGCAGATCACCAG GTGTCTGATCGAATGCCGTGATGAGTACAAATACAACGTAGAGGCAGTTGAGCTTCTGATTAGGAACCACCTTGTGAATATGCAGCAGTATGACCTGCACCTGGCACAG tCGATGGAAAATGGACTGCACTACATGGCAGTTGCTTTTGCCATGCAGTTGGtgaagctgctgctggtggATGAACGAAGTGTGAGCCATGTTACAGAAGCTGACCTCTTCCACACAATTGAGACCTTAATGAGAACCTGTGCACACTCCAGAGCAAACGCACCTGAGGG GCTTCCCCAGCTGATGGATGTTGTTCGCTCCAACTATGAGGCCATGATTGACCGGGCCCACGGTGGACCTAACTTCATGATGCACTCTGGGATTTCCCAGGCTTCAGAGTATGATGATCCTCCAGGCCTGAGGGAGAAAGCAGAGTACCTCCTCAGAGAGTGGGTCAACCTGTATCACTCAGCTGCAGCTGGCAGGGACAGCACTAAAGCTTTCTCAGCATTTGTTGGCCAG ATGCACCAGCAGGGAATCCTGAAGACGGATGACCTGATCACAAGGTTCTTCCGGCTGTGCACAGAGATGTGTGTGGAGATCAGCTATCGGGCACAAGCTGAGCAGCAGCACAACCCAGCAGCCAGTGCAGCAATCATCAGAGCCAAGTGTTACCACAACCTGGATGCCTTTGTAAGGCTGATAGCTCTGCTAGTCAAACACTCTGGAGAGGCCACAAACACGGTGACTAAAATCAACCTCCTCAACAAG GTGCTGGGAATCGTAGTTGGGGTGTTGATCCAGGACCATGACGTCCGTCAGACAGAATTCCAACAGCTACCATACCATCGCATTTtcatcatgctgctgctggagctcaACGCTCCAGAACATGTCCTGGAGACCATCAACTTCCAGACTCTTACAGCTTTCTG CAATACTTTCCACATTCTGAGACCCACCAAAGCACCCGGTTTTGTGTACGCCTGGCTGGAGCTCATCTCCCATCGAATCTTCAttgccaggatgctagcacacACACCCCAGCAGAAG GGTTGGCCTATGTATGCACAGCTGCTGATTGATCTCTTCAAGTACCTGGCCCCGTTCTTGAGGAATGTAGAGCTCAACAAACCTATGCAAATCCTCTACAAG GGCACACTGCGAGTGCTCCTGGTCCTGCTGCATGACTTCCCAGAATTCCTGTGCGACTATCATTATGGTTTCTGTGATGTTATCCCACCCAACTGCATCCAGCTCCGCAACCTCATCCTCAGTGCCTTCCCACGCAACATGAGGCTCCCAGACCCCTTCACACCCAATCTAAAG GTGGACATGCTGAGTGAGATCAACATTGCTCCCCGTATTCTcacaaacttcacaggcgtCATGCCTTCGCAGTTCAAGAAAGACCTGGACTCGTATCTGAAGACCCGTTCACCAGTCACTTTCTTGTCTGAACTGCGCAGCAACCTGCAG GTGTCTAATGAGCCAGGAAACCGTTACAACATCCAGCTGATCAATGCTCTAGTGTTGTATGTAGGCACACAGGCGATCGCTCACATCCACAACAAGGGCAGCACTCCCTCCATGAGCACCATCACCCACTCTGCTCACATGGACATCTTCCAGAACCTGGCTGTGGACCTGGACACTGAAG GTCGTTACCTCTTCCTGAACGCGATTGCCAATCAGCTGCGCTACCCCAACAGTCACACTCACTACTTCAGCTGCACCATGCTCTATCTGTTCGCTGAGGCCAACACTGAGGCCATCCAGGAGCAGATCACCAG GGTTCTGCTGGAGAGGCTGATTGTGAACAGGCCTCACCCATGGGGTCTCCTCATCACCTTTATCGAGCTGATTAAAAATCCTGCCTTCAAGTTCTGGAGTCATGACTTTGTGCACTGTGCCCCTGAGATTGAAAA GCTGTTCCAGTCAGTGGCTCAGTGCTGCATGGGACAGAAGCAGGCCCAGCAGGTGATGGAGGGCACCGGTGCCAGCTAG